The following are encoded in a window of Arthrobacter sp. SLBN-100 genomic DNA:
- a CDS encoding dihydrodiol dehydrogenase, protein MTATDAPGDDCAEQSIVISNEFAEILVRKVHTRNGERLKIESRRRGHEILLDSLQLEGLTWQPKEVFSGFLRSSVGRGDDDG, encoded by the coding sequence GTGACAGCAACAGACGCCCCGGGGGACGACTGTGCGGAGCAGTCGATCGTCATATCGAACGAGTTCGCCGAAATTCTGGTCCGGAAGGTGCACACCCGCAACGGCGAAAGGCTCAAGATCGAGAGCCGCCGCCGCGGCCACGAGATACTCCTTGACTCCTTGCAGTTGGAGGGACTCACTTGGCAGCCCAAAGAAGTCTTTTCCGGATTTCTTCGCTCCTCAGTAGGACGCGGCGATGATGACGGATAG
- a CDS encoding SDR family NAD(P)-dependent oxidoreductase, whose protein sequence is MHGLQDKVIVVAGGANGLGAATAERLGKEGARVLVGDLDGDGAARTTKSIIDAGGIAEAFAFDIADEESCRDLMTAATDRWDRIDGLYNVAADLSPGNLGRDSDVVSLPLDVLKHTIEVNLFGYFNTSRHAIPAMLDSGGGSIVHMTSGVVLGLPMFAAYGASKGGIIALSRHIAARWGKDGIRSNAVDPGITLTENQMASVPEELRDSILPTVRAPRYGEPAEIAAMVAFLFSDETQWINGQTYAVSSMAGAH, encoded by the coding sequence ATGCATGGTTTACAGGACAAGGTCATCGTCGTCGCCGGTGGCGCCAACGGGCTCGGTGCAGCAACCGCCGAACGCCTTGGTAAAGAGGGGGCACGCGTCCTCGTTGGCGACCTTGACGGCGACGGCGCCGCCAGGACAACGAAATCTATCATCGACGCGGGCGGTATCGCCGAGGCGTTTGCCTTCGACATCGCCGACGAGGAGTCATGCAGGGATCTCATGACGGCTGCCACGGACCGCTGGGATCGTATTGACGGCCTTTACAACGTTGCCGCCGATCTCTCACCGGGGAATCTTGGACGGGACAGTGACGTCGTGTCGCTACCACTTGACGTCCTAAAACACACGATCGAGGTGAATCTGTTTGGCTACTTCAACACGAGCCGACATGCAATCCCAGCCATGCTCGATTCGGGTGGTGGCAGCATCGTTCACATGACCTCCGGGGTCGTCCTAGGTCTTCCAATGTTTGCCGCCTACGGTGCTTCCAAGGGCGGAATTATCGCGCTGAGTCGACACATCGCAGCACGATGGGGAAAGGACGGAATCCGCTCCAATGCCGTCGATCCTGGAATCACTCTCACGGAAAACCAGATGGCTTCCGTACCAGAGGAACTGCGAGATTCGATATTACCGACGGTACGCGCACCGCGATACGGCGAGCCGGCCGAGATCGCGGCCATGGTCGCTTTCCTCTTTTCCGACGAAACTCAGTGGATCAACGGCCAGACCTACGCCGTCAGCAGCATGGCTGGCGCCCACTGA
- a CDS encoding SDR family NAD(P)-dependent oxidoreductase, protein MFDVAGRGALVTGAASGLGLAFARVLARNGARVVLADLDSEALDGAVEALANEGCSVRGVTADIRDRSAVEAAVQAAAEWSDGLDIVFANAGISAGLGREFGVGTLENVDDERWQRVIETNLTGTMHTIRAGAARMNDGGRIVVTSSIAGHRADPLVGYAYSASKAAVSHLVRNAAAELAARRINVNAIAPGSFLTAIGRNNPGNDDMLAELRRATALGRLAQPEEIEGLALLLSSPASSFITGAVFVVDGGVLVRHN, encoded by the coding sequence ATGTTCGACGTGGCCGGTCGAGGCGCCTTGGTTACAGGGGCAGCGTCTGGGCTCGGTCTGGCATTCGCCCGCGTGCTGGCCCGAAACGGCGCGCGGGTGGTGCTGGCTGACCTAGACTCAGAAGCCCTTGACGGGGCCGTGGAAGCTCTAGCAAACGAAGGATGCTCCGTACGGGGAGTGACGGCCGACATCCGTGATCGCTCTGCGGTCGAAGCGGCAGTTCAGGCAGCGGCAGAATGGAGCGACGGACTCGACATAGTGTTTGCGAATGCGGGAATATCCGCCGGCCTCGGGCGTGAATTCGGGGTCGGCACCCTAGAGAACGTTGACGACGAACGCTGGCAGCGGGTAATTGAGACGAATTTGACGGGCACCATGCACACGATCCGCGCAGGAGCCGCGCGGATGAATGACGGAGGCCGCATCGTAGTCACCTCCTCCATCGCAGGACACCGCGCGGATCCGCTTGTGGGCTACGCGTACTCAGCGTCGAAGGCTGCCGTTTCTCACTTAGTGCGCAATGCAGCGGCAGAATTGGCGGCGCGGCGGATAAACGTCAACGCCATCGCACCTGGGTCGTTCTTGACGGCAATTGGGCGCAACAATCCTGGGAACGATGACATGCTCGCCGAACTCCGCCGGGCAACGGCATTGGGTCGACTGGCCCAGCCGGAAGAAATCGAGGGGCTCGCACTCCTGCTATCTTCCCCTGCGTCCTCCTTTATCACAGGCGCTGTTTTTGTTGTCGATGGTGGAGTTCTAGTCCGGCACAACTGA
- a CDS encoding TetR/AcrR family transcriptional regulator yields MRSQDSPRIATRAQARREAIVEVAMAQFSERRYEEVFIDDVCREAGIAHGLVSYYFGGKRGLFTAAVEKAWQEMLEYEKPHEGEVTATDKINGYIRRHFEYVHGNPKRFTILMHSDSGDSRIREIAHAARDTAVAQLMTSIGCPVSPPPRLRLAIKGWAGFLDSATLDWVAHETCPIEEVTEICRETLMAAVGVAIGDRDGEMTEEQTLRQVARIA; encoded by the coding sequence ATGCGCAGTCAGGATAGTCCCCGTATTGCAACGAGAGCGCAAGCCCGCAGAGAGGCCATCGTCGAGGTCGCGATGGCGCAGTTTTCTGAGCGCCGATACGAAGAAGTCTTCATAGACGACGTATGTCGTGAGGCGGGAATCGCACACGGACTTGTGTCGTACTACTTTGGCGGAAAACGCGGGTTGTTCACTGCCGCCGTCGAGAAGGCCTGGCAGGAAATGCTCGAATATGAAAAGCCGCATGAGGGCGAAGTCACCGCTACGGATAAAATCAATGGCTACATTCGCCGCCACTTCGAGTACGTGCACGGCAATCCGAAGCGCTTCACAATCCTCATGCACAGTGACAGCGGTGACTCAAGGATTCGCGAGATCGCGCACGCCGCCCGGGACACCGCCGTGGCGCAGCTCATGACCAGCATCGGCTGCCCCGTCAGTCCACCGCCGAGACTACGACTGGCGATAAAGGGGTGGGCTGGGTTCCTGGACAGCGCAACGCTAGATTGGGTGGCCCATGAGACGTGCCCCATTGAAGAAGTTACCGAAATCTGCAGGGAAACACTCATGGCAGCCGTTGGGGTTGCGATCGGCGATCGCGACGGAGAAATGACAGAAGAGCAGACTTTGCGCCAGGTCGCAAGAATCGCGTAG
- a CDS encoding aromatic-ring-hydroxylating dioxygenase subunit beta has translation MNIETVENSTDLHKEFSCAQFLFLEAELLDNNDYSGWFERCISTDIEYVIPIRLTRQRGVSEFSTNGFHVNDRYRGIKLRVDRMRTEHAWAEDPPSRTKRFVTNIRVAEIDGNEVTVKSNLLVHRSQWDTHKYDLLAAGREDRLRLESGQWRLVQRTVYLNHTILPTANLGIIL, from the coding sequence ATGAACATCGAGACAGTGGAAAACTCTACTGACCTTCACAAGGAGTTTTCCTGTGCACAATTCCTCTTCTTAGAGGCCGAACTCCTGGACAATAACGATTATTCGGGCTGGTTCGAGCGCTGCATATCAACCGACATTGAATATGTCATCCCAATTCGCCTCACTAGGCAGCGCGGCGTATCAGAATTCAGTACAAACGGTTTCCACGTGAATGATCGTTACAGAGGTATCAAATTGCGCGTGGACCGCATGCGTACGGAGCATGCTTGGGCCGAGGATCCCCCTTCCCGTACAAAACGATTCGTTACCAACATCCGTGTGGCCGAAATCGATGGGAACGAGGTGACCGTGAAGAGCAATTTGCTGGTTCACAGGTCGCAATGGGATACGCACAAGTACGATCTCCTGGCCGCCGGCCGTGAGGACCGACTTCGCCTCGAGAGCGGTCAATGGCGACTGGTGCAACGTACGGTCTATCTCAACCATACGATTTTGCCGACCGCTAATCTCGGGATTATCCTGTGA
- a CDS encoding sugar phosphate isomerase/epimerase family protein, producing the protein MPNIEYAARLGLSGVLYPWAAERPPEEVREVRQALSSNDLACSCIVAVPLQSTFGGPWTSGTADGKAALGRHVAKAANVAASLGSTVLAALITADPERDSESQLDDTASNLNAMASIAADHGMTLAIEPMVALPGMLTTTTGDTVRLIERADHPALGLIFDTAHVAAMDGDILRAYAACAEHVALLQLVDAPGRIEPGAGTLPLVELAANAIARGYTGLVDFEHEWLAPDETGEVAGLARLRAFDEKVRHTASKLPTERASTTSLSTP; encoded by the coding sequence GTGCCAAACATCGAGTACGCCGCCCGGCTCGGCCTGTCTGGCGTGCTCTACCCTTGGGCGGCAGAACGACCCCCCGAAGAAGTTCGAGAGGTCCGACAAGCACTTTCCTCCAATGACCTCGCTTGCAGCTGCATCGTCGCGGTTCCCCTTCAGTCGACATTCGGGGGGCCCTGGACCAGCGGAACTGCCGACGGAAAGGCGGCACTCGGACGCCATGTCGCCAAGGCCGCGAACGTGGCGGCCTCGCTCGGTTCGACGGTTCTCGCGGCCTTGATCACCGCGGATCCCGAACGGGATTCCGAGTCCCAACTCGACGACACCGCGTCAAACCTCAACGCCATGGCGAGCATCGCCGCCGACCACGGGATGACCCTCGCTATTGAGCCGATGGTCGCCCTGCCCGGCATGCTGACAACGACCACAGGGGACACCGTTCGGCTGATTGAACGAGCTGACCACCCTGCGCTTGGGCTCATCTTCGACACCGCACACGTCGCCGCTATGGACGGAGACATCCTTCGAGCCTACGCAGCCTGTGCCGAGCATGTCGCCCTCCTCCAACTCGTAGATGCCCCGGGACGCATCGAGCCCGGCGCAGGGACTCTACCCTTGGTCGAGCTGGCGGCCAACGCCATCGCCCGCGGCTATACAGGTCTAGTTGACTTCGAACATGAGTGGTTGGCTCCGGACGAGACTGGGGAGGTAGCTGGGCTGGCCCGCCTGCGCGCATTCGACGAGAAAGTCCGGCACACCGCATCGAAGCTCCCCACCGAGAGAGCCAGCACTACCTCACTATCAACACCGTGA
- a CDS encoding aromatic ring-hydroxylating oxygenase subunit alpha — protein sequence MPTLNNLSENEKSAPATKPLAQLLATVNNDLAAGMLSPQVMNDPDVHAAELDRIFTRCWVYVGHVSEIPEPGDYLLRYVGEDQFILARDENGEFQLMLNHCAHRGAPVCRAEKGNASHFRCPYHGWIYKNTGQWNGAPARARAYRKLEPEKWGLQKAPHIDTYHGLIFACLDPDAVSLREYLGDMAWYLDMTFGLHERGMEVAGEVQRWIVPGNWKSGGDNFSGDGYHITTAHASTQEIGVAGDLQAAVAGVKLVELENGHGVLVGEATGLPGLGALDYPLEVAETFDLDRLTDDQRKFAEQYSMIGFNVFPNLSMVQTLAPGERDGEFIRYMSLRQWQPQGPAEFEVWSWPMVVAAAHQSDKDASQGASVQNFGAAGLFEQDDTVAWSGGPGVGSSPFARRFMKLNYQMGLNGMSDHEVVSDWPGPGLARTTGYGEFNQRAFWQHWRDVLADEH from the coding sequence ATGCCAACCTTGAATAATCTGTCCGAGAACGAGAAAAGCGCACCAGCTACGAAACCGTTGGCGCAACTTCTCGCCACCGTCAATAACGATCTGGCAGCCGGGATGCTCTCGCCGCAGGTGATGAACGACCCGGACGTCCACGCAGCTGAACTTGATAGAATCTTCACCCGTTGCTGGGTTTACGTCGGTCACGTATCAGAAATACCTGAGCCGGGTGATTACCTGCTGCGTTACGTCGGCGAAGACCAGTTCATCCTCGCTCGCGACGAGAACGGCGAGTTCCAGCTGATGCTCAACCACTGCGCTCACCGCGGCGCACCGGTATGCCGCGCTGAGAAGGGCAACGCTTCGCACTTCCGATGCCCTTATCACGGTTGGATCTACAAGAATACCGGTCAATGGAACGGTGCGCCGGCGCGTGCGCGCGCCTATCGCAAACTCGAACCGGAGAAGTGGGGACTTCAGAAGGCACCACATATTGACACGTACCACGGACTGATCTTCGCCTGTCTCGATCCTGATGCCGTCTCGTTGCGAGAGTACCTCGGCGACATGGCTTGGTACCTCGATATGACATTCGGTCTGCACGAGCGAGGCATGGAAGTCGCAGGTGAGGTGCAACGGTGGATTGTGCCCGGAAACTGGAAGTCCGGTGGCGACAATTTCTCGGGCGATGGTTACCACATCACGACCGCCCATGCCTCGACTCAAGAGATCGGTGTCGCCGGCGATCTGCAAGCCGCTGTCGCCGGCGTCAAGCTCGTTGAGCTGGAGAACGGCCACGGGGTGTTGGTGGGAGAGGCGACAGGGCTTCCCGGCCTCGGCGCCCTTGACTACCCGCTTGAGGTAGCAGAGACGTTTGACCTGGACCGGCTCACCGACGACCAACGCAAATTCGCCGAACAGTACAGCATGATCGGATTCAACGTCTTCCCAAATCTTTCCATGGTGCAGACGCTCGCCCCAGGGGAGCGCGACGGTGAGTTTATCCGTTACATGTCGCTCCGACAGTGGCAGCCACAGGGACCGGCAGAGTTCGAGGTGTGGTCGTGGCCGATGGTCGTTGCTGCAGCGCACCAGTCGGACAAAGACGCTTCGCAGGGGGCATCCGTTCAGAATTTTGGTGCCGCCGGGTTATTCGAGCAAGACGACACTGTGGCGTGGAGCGGTGGCCCGGGGGTCGGCAGTTCCCCGTTCGCTCGACGCTTCATGAAACTCAACTACCAGATGGGGCTTAATGGAATGAGTGACCATGAGGTCGTTTCTGACTGGCCTGGCCCTGGCCTGGCGCGCACGACGGGATACGGGGAATTCAACCAGCGCGCGTTCTGGCAGCACTGGCGCGACGTACTGGCCGACGAACACTGA
- a CDS encoding NAD(P)/FAD-dependent oxidoreductase: protein MASPDRIVVVGASIAGARTVQGLRDKGFDGKLILVGAEPHLPYNRPPLSKGLLGGTVAAADLMVLTTERFEGLDVDLRLGQRAESLDPSLKEIALEDGSTIAYDKLVIATGVAPRLPEEWRGLRGVHTLRTLDDSLALRRDLSSSARVVIVGGGFIGCEVAATARSMGCDVSIVEPLEAPMARALGPNISSELASIHLDAGVRLYCNQSVESIDGAQRVERVRLRGGETIDADVVVVGIGTRPETGWLVGSGMDLHDGIVCDQRGRTSVPDVFAAGDVARWFDPVSGSHTRVEHWTSASEQADFVAGALLDTPSSGAFASVPYVWSEQHGVKIEIVGRVQPDDNVRVVEGSIADRKYLAHFERDGIVSGALAVNASRSLLQVRRLLADRARSVILKEANQFAN from the coding sequence ATGGCTTCGCCCGATCGCATTGTCGTCGTGGGTGCCTCGATTGCAGGCGCTAGAACGGTACAGGGACTGCGCGACAAGGGATTCGATGGCAAGTTAATTTTAGTCGGAGCCGAACCACATCTGCCGTACAACCGGCCGCCTTTGTCGAAGGGGTTGCTGGGCGGAACCGTGGCTGCAGCCGACCTGATGGTGCTCACCACTGAGCGGTTCGAAGGACTCGATGTCGATCTACGACTGGGGCAACGCGCCGAGTCACTCGATCCGTCCCTCAAGGAAATCGCCCTCGAAGACGGCTCCACCATCGCTTACGACAAACTGGTGATCGCAACGGGCGTGGCTCCGCGTCTACCCGAGGAGTGGCGTGGTCTCCGTGGTGTCCACACACTCCGAACCCTGGACGACAGTTTGGCGTTGAGGCGAGACCTGTCGAGTTCTGCGCGAGTCGTCATCGTCGGGGGCGGGTTCATCGGCTGCGAAGTCGCCGCCACTGCCCGCAGTATGGGCTGCGACGTATCCATAGTCGAGCCACTCGAGGCACCGATGGCCCGTGCGCTAGGACCGAACATTTCCTCGGAGTTGGCCTCTATACACCTTGACGCCGGAGTCCGCCTCTATTGTAACCAGAGCGTCGAGAGCATCGACGGAGCCCAGCGAGTCGAGCGAGTAAGGCTGCGCGGTGGCGAGACGATCGATGCTGATGTCGTCGTCGTGGGCATCGGGACGCGTCCGGAGACGGGATGGCTTGTCGGCTCGGGGATGGACCTCCACGATGGAATCGTGTGTGATCAGCGGGGCCGTACCTCCGTGCCTGATGTTTTCGCTGCAGGCGACGTTGCGCGCTGGTTTGACCCGGTGTCGGGTAGTCACACGCGTGTCGAACATTGGACGAGTGCCTCAGAGCAAGCCGATTTTGTGGCAGGAGCGCTTCTTGACACGCCCTCTAGCGGCGCCTTCGCTTCGGTGCCTTACGTCTGGTCCGAGCAGCACGGCGTCAAGATCGAAATCGTCGGCCGGGTGCAACCAGATGACAATGTCCGCGTCGTCGAAGGAAGCATCGCTGACCGGAAGTATCTTGCACATTTCGAGCGCGACGGCATCGTGAGCGGGGCGCTGGCCGTAAACGCTTCGCGAAGCCTTCTCCAGGTGAGACGGCTTCTCGCCGACAGGGCGCGCTCAGTCATCCTCAAGGAAGCAAACCAGTTCGCCAACTGA
- a CDS encoding Mu transposase domain-containing protein — MLALPPVPPVIGFTSRVRLPEDYYVRMGSNDYFSVHPEAIASSSTSPSTSEPSRSPWTPGPSAPTPGSEEPDSPSTQTTLRR; from the coding sequence ATGCTGGCGCTGCCTCCCGTTCCACCGGTTATTGGGTTCACTTCACGGGTCCGGCTCCCTGAGGACTACTACGTCCGGATGGGATCCAACGACTACTTCTCCGTTCACCCAGAAGCCATCGCCTCTTCGTCGACGTCACCGTCGACCTCGGAACCGTCACGATCACCCTGGACGCCAGGCCCGTCGGCACCCACCCCCGGTTCTGAGGAACCGGACTCACCATCGACCCAGACCACGTTGAGGCGGTAA
- a CDS encoding thiamine pyrophosphate-binding protein gives MTIETTSPVDADVPSPTSDVVVRQGSEAIADALVASGVEIVFGYTGGSVPSLTQSLFSRGLADFGGRTEITAAWMSYGYNRVKRRAASAVVSWVVGALHTAPVVYAAKQDGTPLLLMAMNNPPALEARDMLQDAVELYPALKPLSKYIKKVTDAADLPVIVRQAVKEASTGRFGPAVLDLAQTAMFQTTTMKVEKLEFPSPSAAQEEDVVRIWKLLQNAERPVIYIGAGVHVSDAADELRELAELLGVPVVSTSWGGRGVLPDDHELYAGASGNFGWRSGNDALQHSDLWLAIGTSFTQMSTGSWTLEKPTDVIHVDSDPREIAKIFQPTVGVVADAKVFIKQLLTYARQQANDELSSSLIPWRAQVTASKSEWLTEMDAWFDGTEVPINQYFLIRTLSEQLPEDTLVVADSGGNAFAMYRAFQYKTVTPLATGGRYMSLGASLPVAIGAKLAAPERTVVSYHGDGGFYYDLVELSNLAEHGLKVIVIIDNNGCLLANRASAKAMGIDNPWVDLPDTDFVTVARGLGVEGERVDTPDQLIPAIQRALASEGSYVLDVRTEPGLRIVRALTNVIPIVGDRTPKSGHLAEVIEGSWPS, from the coding sequence ATGACTATTGAGACAACTAGCCCGGTGGACGCGGATGTCCCCTCCCCAACCTCTGACGTAGTCGTCCGACAAGGCTCCGAGGCAATCGCTGATGCACTCGTCGCCTCCGGAGTGGAAATTGTATTTGGTTACACGGGTGGGTCGGTCCCTTCACTCACGCAGAGTCTGTTTTCGCGGGGATTGGCTGATTTCGGGGGCCGGACTGAAATCACCGCTGCCTGGATGTCTTACGGATATAACCGGGTAAAGCGGCGGGCGGCATCGGCCGTGGTGAGCTGGGTCGTCGGTGCCCTGCACACTGCTCCCGTCGTTTACGCCGCGAAGCAGGACGGCACTCCATTGCTGCTTATGGCTATGAACAACCCACCTGCCCTCGAAGCTCGCGACATGTTGCAGGATGCAGTGGAGCTCTATCCAGCGTTGAAGCCGCTCTCGAAGTACATCAAAAAGGTTACCGACGCGGCTGATCTTCCCGTCATCGTCCGTCAGGCGGTAAAAGAAGCCAGCACGGGACGGTTCGGCCCGGCGGTTCTCGATCTTGCTCAGACAGCGATGTTCCAGACCACCACCATGAAGGTCGAGAAGCTGGAGTTCCCGAGTCCCTCTGCCGCGCAGGAGGAGGATGTAGTACGTATCTGGAAGCTTCTGCAGAACGCAGAGCGCCCGGTAATTTACATTGGGGCGGGTGTGCACGTATCCGATGCCGCTGACGAGCTGAGGGAATTGGCCGAACTTCTTGGAGTGCCGGTTGTATCCACCTCCTGGGGTGGCCGCGGGGTTCTCCCGGACGACCACGAGCTCTATGCCGGGGCATCGGGCAACTTCGGTTGGCGCTCCGGAAACGACGCGCTACAGCACTCCGACTTGTGGCTCGCCATCGGCACTTCCTTCACTCAGATGAGCACCGGATCCTGGACCCTCGAGAAGCCGACCGACGTCATCCACGTCGACTCCGACCCACGCGAAATCGCTAAGATTTTTCAGCCCACTGTCGGCGTGGTCGCCGATGCGAAGGTCTTCATCAAGCAGTTGCTGACCTATGCCCGGCAGCAGGCCAACGACGAACTGTCGTCTAGCCTGATCCCGTGGAGGGCCCAGGTAACTGCGTCTAAGAGCGAATGGCTAACGGAGATGGACGCTTGGTTCGACGGCACCGAGGTGCCCATCAACCAGTACTTCCTCATCCGCACACTATCTGAGCAGCTGCCTGAGGATACCTTGGTCGTGGCGGACTCCGGCGGCAACGCGTTCGCCATGTACCGAGCGTTCCAGTACAAAACCGTGACCCCGCTGGCGACCGGCGGGCGCTACATGTCCCTTGGGGCGAGTCTTCCAGTCGCCATCGGCGCGAAGCTCGCCGCCCCCGAGCGAACCGTCGTTAGCTACCACGGCGACGGGGGCTTTTACTACGACCTCGTGGAGCTCTCGAACTTGGCCGAGCACGGCCTCAAGGTCATCGTCATAATCGACAATAACGGATGCCTGCTGGCCAACCGCGCCTCAGCGAAGGCAATGGGCATCGACAACCCATGGGTCGACCTGCCAGACACCGACTTTGTAACCGTGGCCCGTGGCCTCGGAGTCGAAGGAGAGCGGGTCGATACGCCGGATCAACTGATCCCCGCTATCCAGAGGGCGCTTGCATCCGAAGGCAGCTACGTCCTCGACGTGCGCACGGAGCCCGGTCTACGCATCGTCCGTGCGCTGACCAACGTTATCCCGATCGTCGGCGACAGGACGCCCAAGTCTGGCCACCTGGCCGAGGTGATCGAAGGATCCTGGCCCAGTTAA
- the mftG gene encoding mycofactocin dehydrogenase MftG: MVEYDVIVVGSGSSGSVLAARLSERTTRSVLLLEAGDVYDGDLSKFPEAVLDPSSLNGIIPGGPHNYQVGGTLMPGREAMVARGSGIGGSGAVNLAYFQRGTKNDFDRWASWGNSAWSYEEVLPYFKKLENDLDFGGDAHGKQGPVTVRREPADRAPEFTQAFSAACQDLGHADVPDKNEVGADGVGPVPLNIDGKNRASAGYSYVLPAMQRQNLTVQGNARVLRLLFEGKVCVGVEADVAGERREFRAAETVISAGALRSPQILLLSGVGPADQLRELGIEVVQDLPGVGMNLTDHPQLALQYEFDGRSPYIPGSGVMTSALNWTSYGSSREGDLELLPFVSSVGDMMGLPRDVQDATIGNPMIVIILQQQDSRGKLSLKSADPYEQPDLNWNLLAEESDLRRLREAVRTAAELFDGKAMKEIGGRMLNLAKSDIEGDQAADTWIRSNLFGVGHPSCTCRMGPESDRTAVVDQFGRVHGLQGVRVADTSIYPEITSRGPNATAFMVGERISAFFDDNQAR, translated from the coding sequence ATGGTTGAGTACGACGTAATCGTGGTTGGCTCAGGTTCAAGCGGCTCGGTTCTGGCCGCCCGATTGAGTGAACGCACCACAAGGTCAGTCCTGCTGTTGGAGGCAGGTGACGTATATGACGGTGACCTTAGTAAATTTCCGGAGGCTGTTCTCGATCCGTCAAGCTTGAACGGAATCATCCCGGGTGGCCCTCACAACTATCAAGTAGGAGGGACCCTGATGCCGGGCCGGGAAGCGATGGTGGCGCGTGGCAGCGGCATCGGAGGTTCCGGCGCTGTGAACCTGGCATACTTCCAGCGGGGTACAAAGAATGACTTTGACCGGTGGGCCTCGTGGGGGAATAGCGCCTGGTCGTATGAGGAGGTCCTCCCGTACTTCAAAAAGCTCGAGAATGATCTTGATTTCGGAGGAGACGCCCATGGAAAGCAGGGGCCTGTCACGGTGCGTCGCGAGCCCGCTGATAGAGCGCCTGAATTCACTCAGGCGTTTTCCGCGGCCTGTCAAGACTTAGGCCACGCGGATGTGCCCGATAAGAACGAAGTAGGCGCGGATGGCGTTGGACCCGTCCCGCTGAATATCGACGGCAAAAATCGTGCGAGTGCAGGCTACTCATACGTTCTACCAGCGATGCAACGGCAGAATCTCACAGTCCAAGGCAATGCCCGCGTACTCAGGCTTCTCTTCGAGGGGAAGGTATGTGTTGGTGTTGAAGCTGACGTCGCCGGTGAGCGTCGTGAGTTCCGAGCAGCGGAGACCGTGATATCTGCTGGCGCACTCCGCTCCCCGCAGATTCTCTTGCTTTCCGGTGTCGGTCCGGCGGATCAACTCCGGGAGCTGGGTATTGAAGTGGTTCAGGATCTGCCAGGCGTCGGGATGAACCTCACAGACCACCCACAGCTGGCCCTGCAGTACGAATTTGATGGCAGGTCTCCGTATATTCCGGGTAGCGGCGTCATGACGAGCGCCCTGAACTGGACGTCGTATGGGTCCAGCAGAGAAGGAGATCTTGAGCTGCTGCCGTTTGTTTCCTCGGTTGGCGACATGATGGGGCTGCCTCGGGATGTTCAGGATGCAACAATCGGTAATCCCATGATCGTGATCATCCTCCAACAGCAAGACAGCCGAGGAAAGCTTTCGCTGAAGTCCGCCGATCCGTACGAACAGCCAGACCTGAACTGGAACCTGCTCGCCGAGGAAAGCGATCTTCGTCGTCTTCGAGAAGCCGTGAGGACCGCGGCTGAGCTGTTTGACGGGAAAGCGATGAAGGAAATTGGGGGGCGCATGCTGAACCTCGCCAAGTCCGATATCGAAGGTGACCAAGCCGCAGACACCTGGATTCGGTCGAATCTATTTGGGGTGGGTCACCCATCGTGCACGTGTCGCATGGGTCCCGAGTCTGACCGCACCGCAGTGGTCGACCAATTCGGGCGGGTGCACGGCCTCCAAGGCGTACGAGTCGCCGACACTTCGATCTACCCTGAGATCACCTCGCGCGGGCCGAACGCGACCGCCTTCATGGTGGGCGAGCGGATTAGCGCGTTCTTTGATGACAACCAGGCACGATAG
- a CDS encoding ferredoxin, which translates to MMKVVVDYEKCNGYGTCSFVAPAVFDLDAKGKILLLQEEISDTLQSDVAQAVRECPEQALSLEA; encoded by the coding sequence ATGATGAAAGTAGTCGTCGATTATGAAAAGTGCAACGGGTATGGCACGTGCAGTTTTGTAGCACCGGCGGTCTTTGACCTAGATGCCAAAGGAAAAATACTTCTTCTACAAGAAGAAATCAGTGACACCTTGCAGTCGGACGTCGCGCAGGCCGTACGTGAGTGTCCTGAGCAGGCCCTTTCCCTGGAGGCATGA